From the Candidozyma auris chromosome 2, complete sequence genome, the window CTTCCCGATCTCTGATCTTCATGCTCTTTTTCCCAAACTTACCGTATCGCTTTCCCAAGTAATCTTCAAGGAACACCAGGTCCTCAGAAGCGTATCGAAGACCTCCGAGAGTATTGATGGACTGTTTAGGAATAAGATGCTTGGGAATTGACCTAGGAGCCGCATCTCTTGCAGTATCATTGTCGTTGGCACTGAAGATAACTGCGTTGGAGGCATGCGAGATTGCCCTTCCAGCcatgttgttgttggacgGCATTGCAAAATGTGACCCTCTTCTTGAATTCATGAGCGTGCTGACGTCCAGATCATCATCTTGCGCCTGCGCTGCCAATATCATATCGTTATCCTCGTAGAAATCGTGTTCCTTActcaagaaggtgaagtacttcaagtcgtgctgctgcttctgcaaAAACGACTTCTCGTCCTTCACAAGTATCTCGTATAAATATATCGTCGCAATTATAGGTAGCTTGAAAATACTCACGACACCGTTGAAAGCCATCAACATAGGTGACTTTTGGTGATGCTTTGAGTAATTGAGTCTCCCCCACTTTAGATAGATGATAAGGTTCGTCGTTTTCATGTACTCGAATTCTTCCTTATTTGTGAGAGTCACCTTGGTGAAAACGTTACTGAGGACGATGGCTAAAATGGTGGCGACAATAAATTGCACCAAGAATAAATACGCAAGTTGTACCACTCGACCCAAGTTGTTGTATCTACTCCAATTGTCCCATACTGCTGGAGTGAAGCCGAAAAATAATTTCAACATGCTGAAGGCAACCTCATACACTGTCAAGTCAATTGTGAGACTGATAAAACATAAGAAGAACCCGAAgatcaaagaaacaaataAGGAAAACATGGCTATCATATAGAGCGACATCTTTTTAAACGACAAAATCATCATGTTGAAAAACTCGTAGTTGTTGAAAACGGAAAGCAACCTCGGAAATAGAAGGATAGGAATCAAACTGAAAAAGTCATAATATACCACAGGGTTGAGCCTTCCCAGGCCAAGGAGCACTCTCAATACGAAGGAGACGTCAATAAGTCCCACTACCAAAAGATCGAAGTATGTCCAAAtaatctttttgagaaatttGTATTCGATGTGAAGAAATTTCTGGAGATTATCGAAGTTGAAACTCAAGGCCACCGTCCAGAACACAAGAGAAAAGACCTTGCTGTATATGGATTCGCCCATGTccaccttcaagttgtGTTTGTGACGTAGTATAAGCACAAAGAATAGGAACGTGAGAAATGCATACTTGAGATTGATGACGATGGATTGGTACTTTGGTACGACATGCGACCTAAAGATCACTTTCTTGATAGTCACTTGATTGTACTTGTAGTCCacgacatttttttctgtgtCGGAGGGGTCAGAGTTTGAGAGAGTCTCGTAATCCCTGTTCCTCTTGGGATTAGATCCACCCAAAATATCGAGCCAATTGCCATCGTGGCCGCTAGCCTGATCCATAACAAGAACCTCACCGTTATAGATATTCTCTAAAATATGCACAATGACAGGCTGCGACAAGaatttctttgctttggtGAGAATGGAAAGCTCCAATGTATTGAAGCTGTCCAAATGCTTGGTGTCTCTCAAAATTCGGCTCTCCTCGTGACCATGTCGAAGCTTCAAGGGGTCCACAAACAACATATTGATGCGGCTAGCAGAGCGGTACTCTCGAAGCATTCTGATAGCTAGCAACTCGCAAACGTTGGCTTTGGTGGCGAGCAAATCGTACATGACGAAGTTGCTCTCCATCTGTATCATAAATTCATAACGTAGTAGCAAAAGCACGTAAATGAGGTTTGTGGATAAGGAGTCAGCGCTCTGTTGAGCTCCTTTGTCTAGCAACACTGAACCGTAGTTGACGGCAGTGAAGTGTGGGGTGTCGTACATATCATACTGGCCAGAGGAGACCTGTGAGTTGAACACAGCGTGCAACGAGGATAGTCTGCTCATGTCCACTAGTTTGGTAACGAGTGGCTTAATAAGGGCCGTTCTGATCTCGGGCGTTTTCAATTGCTCATACTTCAAACTGAGCATCACTTTCTTattgatgagcttctggATCTGGAAGTAGAGGTACTTGAACTCAAGATAGCGGTATTTTGTTCTGTTACCTTTGTCGGAAGCCAAACTGGTCATTCTGTGGCCCATGGGGACCCTGCCTTTGGACATTAGGTTTTTTAAACTCACTAACTTGATTCACTTCTTTGGTAAAGATGTCTCGCTACAGGTAGTGAGGCGCATCAActtttcgcacccatttTGACAAAAGGTAAATATCGATCAATCGCGGGGACTCCGAAGCTTGCTGCGAGACGATAGTGctaaaaaaagaatttaGACGTTACTTTGACATGATCATCTCACCACCCGGTTGATAAAGTTGTAAGCTTTGTTGCCGTTCTCGTCGCCCAACATATCTTTTAGCTCTTGTCTGCTGAGATTGACAAAATCCttcatgttcttgatcCTCAGGATAATGGTAGTATAATTCACATTAGTGACACCAGGAATACTTTGTAAAAGGTCAATGGCATCATCATTGTACATAGGTGGACCCTCGCTGGTGGAAATCGCTGGGTTCACTCCTTTGGCCAAGGCTTCTTCCACATCAGGTTCTTGCTGACTGGCCTTGAGCTCTAGAAAGATTTGTGCTGTTTCGTATGGTGAAGACGACCAGATCACCTTTAGCTTCGGGAAAGAGACGAGAAGCTCGGTTATTTTCAGCTg encodes:
- the FGR29 gene encoding Fgr29p, with amino-acid sequence MSKGRVPMGHRMTSLASDKGNRTKYRYLEFKYLYFQIQKLINKKVMLSLKYEQLKTPEIRTALIKPLVTKLVDMSRLSSLHAVFNSQVSSGQYDMYDTPHFTAVNYGSVLLDKGAQQSADSLSTNLIYVLLLLRYEFMIQMESNFVMYDLLATKANVCELLAIRMLREYRSASRINMLFVDPLKLRHGHEESRILRDTKHLDSFNTLELSILTKAKKFLSQPVIVHILENIYNGEVLVMDQASGHDGNWLDILGGSNPKRNRDYETLSNSDPSDTEKNVVDYKYNQVTIKKVIFRSHVVPKYQSIVINLKYAFLTFLFFVLILRHKHNLKVDMGESIYSKVFSLVFWTVALSFNFDNLQKFLHIEYKFLKKIIWTYFDLLVVGLIDVSFVLRVLLGSGRLNPVVYYDFFSLIPILLFPRLLSVFNNYEFFNMMILSFKKMSLYMIAMFSLFVSLIFGFFLCFISLTIDLTVYEVAFSMLKLFFGFTPAVWDNWSRYNNLGRVVQLAYLFLVQFIVATILAIVLSNVFTKVTLTNKEEFEYMKTTNLIIYLKWGRLNYSKHHQKSPMLMAFNGVVSIFKLPIIATIYLYEILVKDEKSFLQKQQHDLKYFTFLSKEHDFYEDNDMILAAQAQDDDSDVSTLMNSRRGSHFAMPSNNNMAGRAISHASNAVIFSANDNDTARDAAPRSIPKHLIPKQSINTLGGLRYASEDSVFLEDYLGKRYGKFGKKSMKIRDREVSGESSGQRKSRKHDLAAVMKRLDELEAIIQEKGGPGRIISNDYMRSAGNAMYDLTEASVNERSDTEVESDEDSDYSKESFGTV